The genomic region TGTCTCGTTTATCGGCTCCATCACGGTCGTTGCCTGCACCTCGGTAAGTTCCATACGGTAGTGGTTCTCCGTGACCGCGACGACAAACCCGTTGCCGTCATACAGCTCGCGGTTCTCTTCGTCGATGTCATGGAACGCTCTGGGCAGCGTGCTTGCGTCCTCGCCACGGACCGTGAATTCGACCCGTTCCATACGAAGCCATGGCGTGGGCTGGGAGAAAGTGATTTTGAACCGGGGGTAGCCATGGTTCTGACTGCGTTTTCTTGAGCCCACACCTGACTGTTTATGTCGCCACGGCTGACCAGACACGGTTTTAGGCATCGAACGTCAAGCGAGGGGTATGACTGACCCCGAGACGCTCGACGTGACCATCGTCGACGGCTACGTCGACGAGCCCGCACACTTCGGGGTGCCGCCGTACATCTCGACGTACCCGCGGTACGCTGCCGGCGCGCTCGTCGATGCCGGCGTCCCCCAAAAGCAAATAACGTATCACACTATCGACGAACTCCGGGAGGACAACGCGGTCTGGCGAGACATCGAGGACGCCGACCTCATGGTGTACGTCGGCGGCATGACCGTTCCCGGCAAGTACGTCGGCGGGACCCCGGCGGAGCCCGACGAAGTGCGCGAGCTGGCCTGGACGGCCAACGGGACCTCGATCATGGGCGGCCCGGTCCGCTTCGGCGTCGGCGAGGCCAACGAGGGTGCGAGCGAGACAGCCCGCGATGACCTCGATTTCGACTTCCTCGCCATGGCGGACGTGGAGGCTGCGGTCTACGACCTCGTCGACTCCGGTCTGGAAGGGTTCAACGACCGGTACCGGGATATCGAGGAGGAGACACGCTGGGCACGTTCCGGCGCGTTCGTCGTCGAACAGCACCCGAACCACCCGGAGTACCTCATCTGCGAAATGGAGACCTCACGGGGCTGTCCGTACCGGTGTTCCTTCTGTACGGAGCCGATGTACGGCAACCCGGACTTCCGGCCGCCAGAAAGCGTCGTCGACGAGGTCGACGCCCTCTCGGACCGCGGTGTGAAGCACTTCCGGCTTGGCCGGCAGGCCGACATCCTCGCGTACGGCGGTGACGGCGAAGCGCCGAACCCCGACGCGCTCCGGCGGCTCTACGGCGGTATCCGCGATGTCGCGCCGGATTTGGAGACGCTACATCTCGACAACATGAATCCCATTACGGTTGTGAAGTGGCCCGAGAAGGCCCGCGAGGGGATTCGAATCATCGCCGAGCACAATACGCCCGGCGACACCGCCGCGTTTGGCCTGGAGTCGGCCGACCCGAACGTGATGAGCGACAACAACCTCAACGTCACCGCCGACCAGTGTTTCGAGGCGGTGAAAATCGTCAACGAGGTGGCCGGCTGGCGACCCGGAGGAGAGAAAGACACCGCTCCCAACTTCAGCGACGACGCCGCCCGCCGGCTTCCGAAGCTGCTGCCCGGCATCAATCTCGTCCACGGACTGAAAGGCGAGACGCGGGAGACCTTCGAACACAACAAGCGATTCCTCCAGCGGGTGTACGACGAGGGGCTGATGCTCCGGCGGGTGAACATCCGACAGGTGATGGCCTTTGAGGGGACCGACATGGCCGATACCGGCGCGGAGATTGCCAAGGACCACAAGCAACTGTTCAAGCAGTACAAACAGGAGGTCCGGGAGACCATCGACAACCCGATGCTCCAGCGGGTCGCGCCGCCGGGGACAGTGCTGCCCGATGTGCACCTGGAGTACCATCAGGACGGCAAGACCTTCGGCCGTCAGCTCGGAACCTACCCGCTCCTCGTGGGCATTCCGGGCGAGCGCGAACTCGGCAGTGTCGTCGATATTGCGGTCACCGATCACGGCTACCGGTCGGTTACCGGCGTCCCCTACCCGCTGGACCTCAACAGCGCATCGATGAACGAACTCACTGAGATTCCCGGCATCGGCCGGAGCACTGCCGGTGACGTGGTGGTGAACAGACCCTACGAGTCGGTCAGGGACATCGACATCGCGTCCATCGAGCGATTCGCGACCACCCAGTCGCAGGAAGGCGCTGACTAACGGCGACTCTGGTCCCATCAGCGCATCGAACGGAAAGTACTTTTCACTCCGGAGATGACCAAGAGCGTATGACTGCGGTCGAGGTGAGCGTCGTTCTCCCTGCCTACAACGAAGCAGACACCATCGAGCAGACAGTGTCGACAACACTCGAGACGCTCGCCTCGTTTCTCCCCGAAGACACGTATGAGGTCATCGTCGCAGAGGACGGCTGCTCGGACCGCACGCCCGAAATCGCGACCCAACTCGCGAACGAGGACAGCCGGGTCCGACACGTCCACAGCGACGACCGCCTCGGCCGCGGCGGCGCGTTAGAGTACGCCTTCGATCAGGCTGCCGGCGAGACCTTGGTATATTTCGATACGGATCTCGCGACGGATATGTCGCATCTCGAAGAACTCGTCAACGCCATCCGCGTCGACGGCTACGACGTGGCGACGGGCTCACGGTGGATGCCCGAAAACCGAGCTGACCGGCCCGCAAAGCGTGGGATTCCGAGCTTCGGCTACAACACGCTCGTCCGGACGGTCCTCCGCTCGGACCTCAAAGATCACCAGTGCGGGTTCAAGGCTTTCGACCGGCAGGCACTGGAAACGCTGTTGCCCCTCGTTCAGGACGAGCACTGGTTCTGGGACACGGAGCTACTCGTCAGGGCTCAGCGCAACGGCTACCGTGTAACGGAGTTCCCTGTGGACTGGACACCGAAGGGCGATTCGAAGGTCGACATTGTCCGGGACGTGTTCGGTATGGGGAGCCAGATACTCCGGACGTTCTGGGAACTGTCAATCAGCCCTAGGATCTCTCGGGAGGTATCGCTCGGTGCGGGCACAATGCTTGTCGTCATTGCCCTCCTGTTGATGACGCAGTATCTCGACCCCGACCGAGTTCTTGCGGAGATGGCGGGCGCAGCACCGGAAATCGTCGCGCTGAGCGCTGTCGTCTACGCCATCTCGTGGCCGGTCCGGGGCATCCGCTACCGGGATATCCTCGTCTCGATGGAGTATCGGGAGCGATGGGGCTTCCTGACGGGCGCGATATTCATCAGCCAGACCGGGAACCTCGTGTTCCCGGCACGAGCCGGTGACGCGGTCCGGGCGTACGTGATCAAAGCCCGCCGTTCGATTCCGTATCCCTCCGGGTTCGCATCGCTGGCCGTTGAGCGGGTGTTCGACTTGTTGACGATAACGCTTCTCGCCGGCGTTGTCATGATCGGGCTGGCTGTAACGGGGTCAGCCGAGCAGTTGCTAACGGCGCTGACGGGCGATACCGTTGGCGGCGACGCAGCCAGCAGCGGACGGACCGCCGTGGCCGTGGCCGGTGGTGTCGGCCTTGCGGCCATCGGAGCGGTGGTGGCTATCGTCGCCAGTGCGCGGAGCGACCGGAACCTCGTTCGAGCGGTCATCGGCCGGCTGAGCAGCGACTCCTACGCCGACTACGTCGCCGGCGTTATCGAAGGGTTCGTCGGCGACGTACAGACGGTGGCCGCGGACGGGTCGGCCTTCACCCGTGTCGGCATCGGAAGCCTCCTCATCTGGACGTTCGATGTCATAACGGCCCTGATCGTCTTCGCGGCTTTCGGCTACAGCCTGACGCCGTCGCTGGTCGCCGTCGGCTTCTTCGCGGTCAGCGTTGGGAACCTCGCAAAGGTCCTGCCGCTGACACCCGGCGGAGTCGGACTCTACGAGGGCGCGTTCACCGTCATCGTCGCGTCGCTGACGCCGGTCGGCGTCGCCGCGGCCATTGGCGTCGCTATCGTCGACCACGCGGTCAAGAACGTCGTCACCATCATCGGCGGCGTCGCGTCGATGGCCTGGCTCAACGTTTCGCTGACGACGGCTGTCGAGGAGTCCCAGTCCGCCGAGGCTATCGAACCGGAAACAAACGACTAATCGCAGTTCTGACGCGCCCTGCAACAGCACCCTGTGATTACGGGGTATATTTGGCAATAGGGAGTGACAGCAGAGGCGACACCGCCAGCCATTGCATGTGATTATAACCGGGTTGTGGGAACTCGCCATAAAATACCCGGCATCGATTATATGAATGGTCATGCGAGCGATGCACAAACGTGGGTTTCGTGACGTGTATCGGTGGTCTCCATGACAATACCGGAATGTTTTAATGACTTTCGTTCGAATACAGTGTTACCGACTGCCTCCGGGTTCTGTGATGTCTCCCACCCGGTGAGCACCCGCCTTCGCAACCAATGAGTGAACACACACGGACGCGACAGCAGCGTGAAGAACAGACGACGGAGTCGACGGAATCGGAGAGCACAGCGTGCCCGGAGTGCAGTGGCTCGCTCGTTATCGACGACGAACACGGCGAAACAGTCTGTGAAGACTGTGGGCTGGTCGTCGAGTCCGACGAAATCGACCGCGGCCCCGAGTGGCGCGCGTTCGACTCCAGCGAGAAAGACGAAAAGTCCCGCGTCGGCGCGCCGACGACGAACATGATGCACGACAAGGGGCTGTCGACCAACATCGACTGGCGTGACAAGGACGCCTACGGGAACTCCCTGTCAGGCAAGCAGCGCCAGAAGATGCAGCGCCTGCGCAAGTGGAACGAGCGGTTCCGGACCCGCGACTCCAAGGAACGGAACCTCAAACAGGCCCTGGGTGAAATCGACCGGATGGCCTCCGCGCTCGGACTGCCCGAAAACGTCCGCGAGACGGCCAGCGTTATCTACCGCCGCGCACTCGATGAAGACCTGCTGCCCGGCCGCTCCATCGAGGGCGTCTCGACGGCCTCCGTCTACGCTGCCGCGCGTCAGGCCGGTGTCCCGCGCTCGCTCGACGAGATCACGGAGGTCTCCCGGGTCGAAAAGAGCGAAATCGCCCGCACCTACCGCTACGTCGTCCGCGAACTCTCGCTCGAAGTGCGCCCCGCCGACCCCGAGAGCTACGTGCCGCGCTTTGCCTCCTCGCTGGAACTGTCCGACGAGGCCGAACACCGCGCCCGCCAGCTCCTCCAGAACGCCAAGGAGCAGGGCGTCCACTCCGGAAAGTCGCCGGTCGGTCTCGCCGCCGCTGCAGTGTACGCCGCCGCCCTGCTGACCAACGAGAAGACGACGCAGGCAGCCGTGTCTGAGGTCGCCGACATCTCCGAGGTCACTATCCGCAACCGGTACCACGAACTGCTGGAAGCCGAGCAGGACCTGCCTGTCGCGTAAGCTCGGTATTTGCGTCGCATCACTGTGAGGGCTGTTTTTGTCATCCGTTGTCACACGCAGAGCGTGTACTCCGTCGACCGATAACCACAAGACTAGAGTCATCTCATCCGCTGGGACCGGTATGGAGACGACACACCGGGTTCGAACCGGTGACGCCCGCACACTCGAGTGTCCCGACGACAGCGTCGAACTGGTAGTCACGTCCCCTCCCTACCCGATGATCGAGATGTGGGACGACATCTTCACCGAACTGGACCCCGACATCGGAGCGGCGCTGGACAACGGAGACGGTGACCGGGCGTTCACGATGATGCACGACGTACTCGATGCGGTGTGGGCGGAGATAGAGCGCGTGCTGGTTCCCGGCGGCATCGCCTGCATCAACGTCGGGGATGCGACGCGGTCTCTGGAGGATGGGTTTCGCTCCTATCCAAACCACGCAGAGATAACCGACCGGCTGACTGACCACGGACTACGCGCGCTGCCCGATATTCTCTGGCGGAAACCGACCAACAGCGGCGCGAAATTCATGGGCTCGGGGATGGTGCCGCCGAACGCCTACCCGACGTTAGAACACGAACACATCCTCGTGTTCCGTAACGGGAAGCGCCGCCGCCTCGAACCGGGCGCAGACCATCGCTACGAGAGCGCCTATTTCTGGGAGGAGCGCAACGAGTGGTTCTCCGATCTCTGGGAACTGCCCGGCGAGACGCAGGATCTCGATGACGGGCTTCGGGACCGCTCGGGTGCCTTCCCGCTGACCGTGCCGTACCGACTCATCTCGATGTTCTCGGTGTACGGCGATACCGTACTCGACCCATTCCTTGGGACCGGGACAACGACGCTGGCGGCGATGGTCGCTGGCCGGAACTCGGTGGGTGTGGACCGCGACCCGGACCTGTTGTCGGCGCTCAAGGAACGGGTCGCCACCGCCCCGGAGCGTTCTCGAACCATCGCTCAGGAACGTCTCGCCAGCCACCGCTCGTGGGTAGAGCAGCGGCGTGCTGACGGAAAGGAGCCGGGCTACGAGGCCGAGAAGTACGACTTTGCCGTCAACACGAAACAGGAACAACGGATCCAGTTCTACGCGGTCGACGCCGTTACGGAGACCGATGACGGCTTCCGGGCCGTCCACGAGCCGGTCGAGTAAGCGCGGCTTTTTGTGCGACTCCGTCGAAGCCGACCTATGAACTTCGAGTCATTCACCCTGCTCGCTGCCACCGACGACCTCGGGGTGGAGCCGGCCGCCCGCGCTGACGCCGACGGGTTGGAGCTACGGATGGACTTCGCTGACGAGCCGCTGGCACAGCTGGACGCCTACGACGGTGAACTTCCGGTACTCGTCACGAACCGGCCGACGTGGGAAGGCGGCGAGGCCGCCGACACCGCGGGTCGCCTCGACGTGCTCGAAACCGCGCTCGACCACGACGCCGTGACGGCTGTCGACCTCGAACTCGCAGCGCTGGAGGGAGCCGGCGACCACGACGCCGGCCGCGTCGCCGACGTTGCCCGCGACCACGGAGCGTCCGTCGTCATCTCGACGCACAACTTCGAGTCGACACCTGACCGTGACGCGATCGTGAATCGACTCGAACGGGCCTGTGCTCGCGGTGACGTTGGGAAGATGGCGAGTACGGCTCAGTCGCCGGACGACGTACTGGCGATGCTCGGGGCAACCCGCGAACTGACTGCCGACGGCGAACAGGTCGCCACGATGTGTATGGGTGCGGCCGGTCGGCACTCCAGAGCCGTCGCCCCGCTGTACGGCTCCCGCATCGGCTACGCACCGGTCGACCCCGCTGACGCGACCGCTCCGGGTCAGTACGACCTCGCGACGCTCCGGACGCTGGTCGGACAGCTACAGAGCGACGCCTGAGCCAGTAGCTGCCGTCACGGGGCTTTCGTCCGGACAGTGATCCTTCGGAAGATATAGGGGTATGCGAGATAGATTCGCCGAGTATGACTGACAAAGGACGCAAGCGGCCGCTGCTGGCCGTGGTGCTTGCGTTCATCTTCCCTGGGTTGGGCCACTTCTACCTCCGTAAGTGGGTACGGGGACTGCTGTGGCTCGGATTACTGTTCATGCTGTCTGTGGTGTTCGTCGCTACTGGCGCTATCGACCCAGTCACCCAGCTAAGCCTAGAGGCTATCTCATCGTCGTATCAGTCCAGACCTACCGAGGTGACAATCGGTTCGGTCGTGATCACGACGCTCAACGTCGTCGACGCCTACTGGGTGGCAGTCAACGAGAACCAGACTCAAGAGGTCGAAGCTGGCATGACGTGTCCGAACTGCGGCAAGGAACTCGACGAAGACATCGACTTCTGTCACTGGTGTACGACGCAATTGGAACCGATCGAGGCGGATCAGCAGTAACCTTTGGGTTGCGGTCAGCCCCGAACTGAGTCGGCTTATTTTTCGATGATGCTCTCTTCAATCCGCTCGCCGAAGTGCGTCGCCGTGTCCTCGTGGTGAATGAGGATTTCGTCGCCGGGTTCGAGGTCCGTGACAGCGGTTCGCCCGTCCTGAGTATGGACCTTGATCGTCTCGGCGTTCTGGAGCAGCGTCTCGATGCGGTCGCCGTCTTCGGTTTCAGCCTGAACGCGGAACATCGGGCGCTTCTCGATTTTCGCGCGGCCGACGATGGCCTCACGGGTGCGTCCGTTCGCATTGACTATTTGGACCTCGTCGCCAGACTGGAGTTCCGAGAGGTACTTCGTGCCACCGTCAGGCGTTCGGACGTAAGCGTGGACCGCACCAGCGTTGACTCGGAACGGCCGAGAGGCGACGTATGGCGACTCAGCCGTCTCGGCGTGGACGAAAAAGAGCCCACGAGCCATCGACCCGACAAGCATCCCCTCATCGTGTTCCATCAGGCTGCCCGTGTCGATACAGACGCGGTCAGCGGAGCCGGTCTGCTCGATGGCGGTGACCTGGGCGTACTCTAGGTCGAGCGACTCCCGGCCCATCTCGTCACGGACTTCCACTGTCTTGCGGATTTCGTCGACTTCGTCGGTGTCCAGCAGGACGCCGTCGGCCCCCAGTTCCAGCGTCTCATAGGCCGTCCGGGCGTCCTCTGCGGTCCGGACGCCGGCGATGAGGTCCGTCTCCTCGCCGACGCGGGCGATGAGGTTTTCGAGCGGAATGATCTGCCAGTTCTCGCCGATGACAATCGTGAAGTCAGCCTCGGCGGCGACCGCTTCTGCGAAGGCCTCGTAGTCCTCGTCGAAGATGCGGACGTAGCCGCCGTCGGGGGCAGCCCCGTTCTGCCGCAACGTCGAGAGGTCCGCGGAGCCGGAGAAATCGGACGGAAGGTCGACCGTCCCGTCGCCTTCGCCGTCTTTCCCGACGATGGTCGCATCGGCCTCTGAGTCCTCCGCCTCGGACTCCATCACGTGGACATCGCCGTTGGTGAACGCGGCGATGTTTATCTCGCCAAGTTCCGAGACGCGGTCGACGTCTTCCTCATCGACCAGTACCCAGTCGACGCCGGCCTCGATACCGGCGGTGATCCGGCGTTTCCGTGTCTCCCAATCGCCGACCTCGCTGTCGGCTTTGAGCCAGACGCTTCGAGTCATACGCCCACGTCCGCAACGGTGGGGCTTGAACGTGGCGGAACCCGGGTCGGCCTGTCAAGTGACAGACGGGGAAGGGATATGCGCACGGCAGGCGATATTTGTTGGATGTCCTGATATTGGAATCTTGAGGGTGCAAGATTTGTTATTTATTCCAAATAATCGTAATTAATTGTTGGCCAATGGACTTATCAATGAGCATTACTAATAAAGTATCTACATAATACAATCCAGCTACAGATGGTTACTAACCATGTCTACACAATTGCCGGGGCGAAAGGGGGGATCGGAAAGACGACGTCCAGCATCAACCTCGGCACACTGCTGGCGAAGGCCGGATACTCGACCGTCGTCGTGGAGATGGACCTTGCGATGGCGAACCTCGTCGACTTTCTCGATGTCGACATCGACACCGACGAGGATGCGACGTTTCACGACGTGCTCGCCGGCGAGGCGGCAGTCACAGAGGCGATGTATGAGACTGACGCTGACCTGTCAATCGTGCCGAGCGGGACCACGCTCGAAGGGTACGCGGACACCGACCTCGACCGACTTCCCGGCATCGTCGAAACCCTCCGGTGGCACCACGACATCGTCCTGTTGGACACCCCGGCAGGACTGAGCAAGGAGACGATTCGGCCGCTCAAGCTCGCCGACGACGTGTTGCTCGTTTCGACACCGCGAGTGGCGTCGATACGGAACGTTTCGAACACGAAAGAACTCGCAGCGCGGGTCGAAGCGCCGGTTCGGGGCCTCATTCTCACGAAATCCGGGACGGGCGCGTCGCCGGGTGCCGATGAAATCTCGGAGTTCCTCGATGTCGAACTGCTCGGCCACGTGCCGGAAGACGACGCCGTCCCGCACTCTCAGGACAGTGGTACACCCGTCGTTCGGAACGCACCCAGCAGCAGCGCTGCGATAGCCTACGAGCGGATCTCGGAGCGGCTCGTCGATACGGAGAAGGCGTCAACCGCCTCCACGGCAGACGCGGCCAGTCTGGGAGAACTATCCGACTTGGACGACCCAGAGCCGACGACCCGGCCAGCGGAACAGCCACCACAGCGGCACATCCACGGGACAACGGACGGCGGCAAGACAGTCCACCCATCGGACGCAATCAGGGACAACAGCGACCTGACCGGTCCAGCACCAGCCAAGCAGGACAGGGCGGGCGAGCCGCCAGCGGAGGACATAGCTGAATCGACCGATCTCGGTAAGCCAGCCACTTCGGAGGCGGACGCCGAAGACGAAGCCGAAACCACGTCGATAATCGACGGGACTGATCTGGTGGAAAGCGAATCAGGACTGGTCGACGGGCCGGAGCAGGATGCCGACGCGCCGGAACAGGAAGCCAGTGACTCGCCGTCGGACGCTCCCAGCGAGAGCGATGCGGATGCCAGCGACGGAGACGAAGCTAACGGTTTCGGCCAGAGAATGCGGTCACTGTTTGGCTTTTAGGCCTCGACGGCCAGTCCGGCCTCGCGGAGCGCTTCCTCGGTGGTGGCGTCGTCGTGGACAACGGCGGAGACGGCACGGGCAATCTTCTCGGGTTCGTCGTGCTGGAAAATAGAGCGGCCCATCGAAACGCCGGAGGCCCCAGCGTCCATCGTTCCCCGAACCATCCGGACGGTGTCCTCGTCACTCCCCTTCGAGCCGCCAGCGATGACCACCGGCAGCGACGTAGACTCGACGACGTGCTGGAACGTCTCGGCGGAGCCGGTGTAGCCGGTCTTGACGATGTCCGCGCCCAGTTCCTCGGCCAGTCGGACGGCGTGGCCGACGGATTGATTGTAGTCCTCGTTCTCGGCGTCGATGTCGGGGCCGCGGGCGTAGGCCATCGCCAGCACCGGCAGGCCGTACTGGCTGGCTTCGGTCGTCAGTTCTGAGAGCTCTTCGATCTGTTCGGGTTCGTACTGACTGCCGACGTTGATATGGAACGAGACGGCGTCGGCCCCGGCGCGGATGGCGTCTTCCACCGTCCCGGTGGTCCGCTTGTCCTGCTCGTCCGGGCCGATAGTAGTAGAGCCATTGAGATGCGTGATATAGCCCGCGTCGTTCTTGTTCGGATGGACGCGTCCGGCGATGCCACGCTGGGTGAGGACGGCATCCGCGCCGCCGCTGGTAACCGCATCAATCGTTGATTCGATGTCTTTGAGGCCCTTTACAGCCCCCATTGTGATGCCGTGGTCCATCGGGATGATGACGTATGTGTCGTCTGTCCCGATACGTTCGAGTCGTGCGCGTTTTCCTGCAGTCATGTTATGAGACAGTGTGGCAAGTACGATTATGTGCGTTCCGGTTGCGGTCGTTCTGCCGCTCCCCGGAGCGCGCCCTCTTTGAGTTCGCGAGCCTTCGCTTCGAGCCGGTCAGCCACGGTGTCGGTCGAATCGCCGTTCTCGTGGCCCTCTGCGACGATATCGACCAGTGCGGAGCCGACGATGACGCCGTCAGCGCCAGCGGACACAATTCGCTCGGCGTGCTCGCCGGTCTTGATGCCGAACCCGACGGCCTTTGGCACGTCCCAGTCTGAGAGGCGGGCCAGCGAGTCCTCGGTAGCGTCATCTACGTCCTCGCGCGCGCCGGTGACGCCCAGACGGGCCTGCACGTACACGTAGCCAGACACCTGTTCGAGCATCCGTTCGAGCCGGTCGCCCTTCGTCGTCGGCGCGACAATGAACACCAGATCGAGGCCGAACTCGTCGCAGGCCGTCCGGAGCGGGCCGGCCTCCTCTCCGGGCAGATCCGGGACGACGAGGCCTTCGATGCCGACCGCGGCGGCCTTCTCGACGAACGGTCGCGGACCTTCGCCCTCGCCATACTGATAGATGAGATTGTAGTAGGTCATACACACCAGCGGCACGTCCACGTCGAGGTCCTCGACGAACTCGAAGAAGCGGTCGGGTGTCATCCCGGCTTCCAGCGAGCGGACGATAGCGTTCTGGATGGTCTTCCCTTCCGCGATGGGCTCCGAAAAGGGCAGGCCGAGCTCGATGACATCTGCGCCGCCGCGGACCAACGCCTCGACGTATTCTAGCGACGCCTCGTAGTTTGGGTCGCCAGCTGCGAGATAGGGGACGAAAGCAGGCTCGTCAGCGAAAGCGCGTTCGAGCCCCATCAGAGGCCACCCCCGCCGACCCGCTCAAAGATAGACATATCAGGCGCGATATCGAGGTCGCGTTTGCTGGTTTCCTCGATAGCTATTTCGAGGTCCTTGTCACCGCGGCCGGAGACGTTGATGATAACAGAGTCACCGACTTCGTCGTGGTGCTCTTCGAGGTAACCGAAGGCATGGGCTGTCTCCAATGCCGGGATGATACCCTCGTCCTGAGAGAGGCGGTGGAACGCCTCCAGCGCGATGTCGTCGTCGACGTTGACCGGCGTGACGCGGTTCTCGTCGACGAGATGGGCGAGTTCCGGGCCGACACCGGCGTAGTCCAGCCCCGACGAAACGGAGTGGGATTCCATGATCTGGCCATCCGAATCCTGCAGGAGCTTCGTGCGCGCTCCGTGGAGCACGCCCTCGTCACCAGTCGAAAGGGTCGCGGAGTTCGGTGCGACGCCTTCCTCCTCGTCGACCTGCAGCGAGGAGCCGCCGGCCTCGACAGCGTAGAGGTCGACATCAGTGTCCTCGACAAAGTGCGCGAACATCCCCATCGTGTTCGAGCCGCCGCCAGCACAGGCCATCACGGAATCGGGCAGGCCGCCCATTTTCTCGATAGCCTGCTCGCGGGCCTCCTCTGAAATGACCGCCTGGAAGTCCCGGACCATTTTCGGGAACGGGTGCGGACCGACGATACTCCCGATGACGTAGTGGGTGTTCTCGACGGTGGTCGCCCACTCGCGCATCGTCTCAGAAATCGCTTCCTTGAGCGTGCCCCGGCCAACGGTGACGGGGACGACCTCCGAGCCGTTTATTTTCATCCGGAAGACGTTGGGGCGCTGTCGCGCGATATCGGTCTCGCCCATGTAGATCTCACAGGGAATATCCAGATGGGCCGCCGCCATCGCTGTCGCGGTGCCGTGCTGGCCTGCACCGGTCTCGGCAATAATCCGCTCTTTGCCCATGTACTTCGCCAGCAAGACCTGCCCGAGCGCGTTGTTGAGCTTGTGTGCGCCGCCGTGAAGCAGGTCCTCGCGCTTGAGGTACACGTCGGTGTCGTACCGGGCCGAGAGCTGGTCCGCGTACTGGAGCGGCGTT from Haloarcula sp. H-GB4 harbors:
- a CDS encoding P-loop NTPase → MVTNHVYTIAGAKGGIGKTTSSINLGTLLAKAGYSTVVVEMDLAMANLVDFLDVDIDTDEDATFHDVLAGEAAVTEAMYETDADLSIVPSGTTLEGYADTDLDRLPGIVETLRWHHDIVLLDTPAGLSKETIRPLKLADDVLLVSTPRVASIRNVSNTKELAARVEAPVRGLILTKSGTGASPGADEISEFLDVELLGHVPEDDAVPHSQDSGTPVVRNAPSSSAAIAYERISERLVDTEKASTASTADAASLGELSDLDDPEPTTRPAEQPPQRHIHGTTDGGKTVHPSDAIRDNSDLTGPAPAKQDRAGEPPAEDIAESTDLGKPATSEADAEDEAETTSIIDGTDLVESESGLVDGPEQDADAPEQEASDSPSDAPSESDADASDGDEANGFGQRMRSLFGF
- a CDS encoding 2-amino-3,7-dideoxy-D-threo-hept-6-ulosonate synthase; this encodes MTAGKRARLERIGTDDTYVIIPMDHGITMGAVKGLKDIESTIDAVTSGGADAVLTQRGIAGRVHPNKNDAGYITHLNGSTTIGPDEQDKRTTGTVEDAIRAGADAVSFHINVGSQYEPEQIEELSELTTEASQYGLPVLAMAYARGPDIDAENEDYNQSVGHAVRLAEELGADIVKTGYTGSAETFQHVVESTSLPVVIAGGSKGSDEDTVRMVRGTMDAGASGVSMGRSIFQHDEPEKIARAVSAVVHDDATTEEALREAGLAVEA
- the trpA gene encoding tryptophan synthase subunit alpha, producing the protein MGLERAFADEPAFVPYLAAGDPNYEASLEYVEALVRGGADVIELGLPFSEPIAEGKTIQNAIVRSLEAGMTPDRFFEFVEDLDVDVPLVCMTYYNLIYQYGEGEGPRPFVEKAAAVGIEGLVVPDLPGEEAGPLRTACDEFGLDLVFIVAPTTKGDRLERMLEQVSGYVYVQARLGVTGAREDVDDATEDSLARLSDWDVPKAVGFGIKTGEHAERIVSAGADGVIVGSALVDIVAEGHENGDSTDTVADRLEAKARELKEGALRGAAERPQPERT
- the trpB gene encoding tryptophan synthase subunit beta; translation: MSTDDAHDPKFGEYGGQYVPEALMPAIEELTDAYQRYVLENEDGFMDEFRERLDDFGGRPTPLQYADQLSARYDTDVYLKREDLLHGGAHKLNNALGQVLLAKYMGKERIIAETGAGQHGTATAMAAAHLDIPCEIYMGETDIARQRPNVFRMKINGSEVVPVTVGRGTLKEAISETMREWATTVENTHYVIGSIVGPHPFPKMVRDFQAVISEEAREQAIEKMGGLPDSVMACAGGGSNTMGMFAHFVEDTDVDLYAVEAGGSSLQVDEEEGVAPNSATLSTGDEGVLHGARTKLLQDSDGQIMESHSVSSGLDYAGVGPELAHLVDENRVTPVNVDDDIALEAFHRLSQDEGIIPALETAHAFGYLEEHHDEVGDSVIINVSGRGDKDLEIAIEETSKRDLDIAPDMSIFERVGGGGL